A genome region from Flavobacterium sp. CFS9 includes the following:
- a CDS encoding polysaccharide lyase family 8 super-sandwich domain-containing protein translates to MHKKFLLSVGLMALVFNFSYAQLSVVNEIAVKYRNWLTGENLDYSKTEVNERYSRYLTNGIAAKNLSAYDFTNPGPAWNFTVSADQNAYQVLVEQKLIRLVFLYQLKGSATSPNPDYHSTALRDAILALFNYMKAKGISSTTDFAYLSIPATEEVISSGHGVCLRSSGYATAVFLMKDELVAAGEFAHHLGALKTLTAFIAPDYPNFNFTNPGFNSDIIRSSVQQRLCYVLAQDDTSGTKVTDMDFLKRFIDHALKISHGWNDCIKPDFITYHHRGAYSNSYGVDALHQSSIMNMMLKNTAYELSSEAQSNLKSAILNYSKFSKGFEMPLGLAGRFFTNTDALNDLRPALAFLYVADPVANLEAGREFVRLWGLSATANTNLLRQNALSITLVYTPGGVMDLLQTLNSGLSPLPEITEGQFNFPFAGLSIHKYNGFQASVKGTSKHIWHFEDSATENVFGRYTSAGALELLTSGTPVTRSSNGYTENGWDWSHLPGTTVAYLPLHVLETGTMREMNGKSFLAVGSLDHNGVFGMDYKDYNSATGMTALKSNFFFKNMILCLGSNIRDTNGTYPIHTTLFQTALANTATATYINGTSTTGNTFTLTQTGAFWATDALGNGYVFPANSSNADAITVNRLEQNSRNNSNTANTSGNFTTAFINHGVAPVSAKFQYAVVLQGGKTGTQQVAGNFATYFKIYHQNSQAHIVQYLPDAIFGYVIFTPVTVFSYDVVVSVNKPAAVMTQKTDNGNKLKVSLTNPNLGLLASNETYTWSQISSQNSILNRVAQADPVKLTLAGQWQLTTPSSNVTANTNGTNTEVTFNTINGLTIQTELVKTSSLGINDPSEQSSKELQVIVAPNPSKADFKMNVTGEPGLAIFVNVFDTLGKRINTLKSDYGQTISLGSDWSPGIYLAEIRQGKQKKTVKLMKQ, encoded by the coding sequence ATGCACAAAAAATTCCTTTTATCCGTTGGGCTAATGGCCTTAGTTTTTAACTTTTCGTACGCTCAGTTGAGTGTTGTAAATGAGATTGCCGTCAAATATAGAAACTGGCTCACGGGCGAGAATCTCGATTATTCTAAAACAGAAGTCAACGAAAGATACAGTCGTTACCTCACTAATGGTATAGCCGCCAAAAACCTTTCCGCATATGACTTTACTAATCCGGGTCCGGCATGGAATTTTACGGTTAGTGCAGACCAAAATGCCTATCAGGTATTGGTGGAGCAAAAACTCATCCGATTGGTCTTTTTATACCAGTTGAAAGGATCAGCCACCAGTCCTAATCCTGACTATCACAGTACTGCACTGCGAGATGCTATCTTAGCACTTTTTAATTATATGAAAGCAAAAGGGATCAGCAGTACTACTGATTTTGCTTACCTCTCTATTCCCGCTACCGAAGAGGTTATCAGCAGTGGCCACGGGGTGTGTCTTCGTTCTTCGGGCTATGCTACTGCCGTTTTTTTAATGAAAGACGAACTGGTAGCTGCGGGAGAATTTGCACATCATTTGGGAGCGCTTAAAACGTTAACCGCTTTTATTGCTCCGGATTATCCTAATTTTAATTTTACCAATCCCGGTTTCAATTCAGATATTATCCGATCTTCAGTTCAGCAACGTCTTTGTTATGTACTCGCTCAGGATGATACTTCAGGCACAAAAGTTACAGATATGGATTTTCTGAAACGTTTTATTGACCATGCTCTCAAAATAAGCCATGGCTGGAACGACTGTATTAAACCTGATTTTATTACCTATCACCACAGAGGCGCTTATTCGAACTCGTATGGAGTAGATGCTCTACATCAGTCTTCGATTATGAATATGATGCTGAAAAATACAGCTTACGAACTAAGCAGTGAAGCACAAAGCAATCTAAAAAGTGCCATTTTAAACTACAGTAAATTCAGTAAAGGTTTTGAAATGCCTTTGGGGCTTGCCGGAAGATTCTTCACCAACACGGATGCGCTTAACGATTTACGACCTGCACTGGCATTTTTATACGTGGCCGACCCCGTAGCCAATCTGGAAGCAGGAAGAGAATTTGTTCGTCTTTGGGGGCTTTCTGCAACCGCTAATACCAATTTACTAAGACAAAATGCGTTATCGATCACATTGGTCTATACACCCGGCGGTGTTATGGACCTACTGCAAACTTTAAACTCGGGACTTAGCCCGCTTCCGGAAATAACCGAAGGACAGTTTAATTTTCCTTTTGCCGGTCTGAGCATCCACAAATACAATGGTTTTCAGGCGAGTGTAAAAGGGACGAGCAAACACATTTGGCATTTTGAGGATTCTGCCACAGAAAATGTTTTCGGAAGATATACTTCCGCTGGTGCTTTAGAATTACTAACCAGCGGAACTCCTGTGACCCGAAGCTCAAACGGTTATACCGAAAACGGATGGGATTGGTCTCATCTTCCCGGAACAACGGTTGCTTACCTTCCGTTACATGTACTTGAAACGGGTACTATGAGGGAAATGAACGGAAAATCGTTTCTGGCAGTCGGTTCTTTAGACCACAACGGTGTTTTTGGGATGGATTATAAAGATTACAATTCGGCTACCGGAATGACGGCGCTAAAATCTAATTTTTTCTTTAAAAATATGATTCTTTGTCTGGGTTCCAATATTAGAGATACAAACGGAACCTACCCTATTCATACCACTTTGTTTCAAACAGCACTTGCTAACACAGCAACAGCAACTTATATAAATGGCACCTCTACAACGGGCAATACGTTTACACTGACCCAAACGGGGGCTTTCTGGGCAACAGATGCCTTGGGCAATGGCTACGTTTTTCCCGCAAATTCAAGCAATGCGGATGCCATAACTGTTAACCGACTCGAACAAAACTCTCGTAACAACAGTAATACAGCCAATACGAGCGGCAATTTTACTACTGCTTTTATCAATCATGGTGTTGCACCGGTATCGGCCAAATTTCAATATGCTGTGGTGCTGCAAGGCGGCAAAACCGGTACACAGCAAGTGGCTGGTAATTTTGCTACTTATTTTAAAATCTATCATCAAAACAGTCAGGCACACATTGTACAATACTTGCCGGATGCTATATTTGGCTATGTTATTTTTACTCCGGTAACCGTATTTAGTTATGATGTAGTGGTAAGTGTAAACAAACCGGCGGCTGTGATGACTCAGAAAACGGACAATGGGAATAAGTTGAAAGTTAGCCTTACCAATCCAAATTTAGGATTGTTGGCATCTAATGAAACTTATACCTGGAGTCAGATTAGCAGTCAAAATTCCATTTTAAACAGAGTCGCACAAGCAGATCCGGTAAAATTAACGTTGGCGGGTCAGTGGCAACTTACAACACCTTCTTCCAATGTAACCGCCAATACTAATGGCACAAATACAGAAGTGACCTTCAACACCATAAACGGATTAACGATTCAAACAGAATTGGTAAAAACATCCTCCTTAGGAATCAATGATCCTTCTGAACAATCTTCAAAAGAGTTACAAGTGATCGTCGCTCCCAATCCTTCAAAGGCCGATTTCAAAATGAATGTTACAGGTGAACCGGGACTGGCTATTTTTGTAAATGTATTCGATACTTTGGGAAAACGTATCAACACCTTAAAATCAGATTACGGACAAACAATCAGTCTTGGAAGTGACTGGAGCCCGGGAATATACCTAGCTGAAATACGTCAGGGCAAACAAAAGAAAACCGTCAAACTAATGAAACAATAA
- a CDS encoding amidohydrolase, translating to MSDNKINRKQFLRMGAAATGAALFSGISNTAMAHSLEEPENSTVTSKEYILTNVRLEDGFEYNEKKEVIATKTSLYNIHIGDGKIKNITTAKPDGKLKKVDAKGLLMLPGLRDMHIHIDKTFYGGKWNAAPRKGFTVKDMITLEQKIIPDLLVDSQYKAEQAIQLMKSQGSYFARCQCNIDPVSGLKSLEHLLKALDNNKDSFGWEIVAFPQHGILYSQSEPLLREAAKMGVDFIGGLDPTTVDGNMEKSLDTMFQIAIDHNKGIDIHLHESPPSGKSAIEYIIKKTEENKQLQGKTYISHGFALARMDPKDLEGIAEKTGALGIGVISTVPMGKTIMPIPTLKKYGVKLMTGTDSIVDHWMPFGTCDMLEKAKLCAQLYGWTDEYSLSRALHIATTNEILPLNDAGARVWPATGDDAHFILVKASCSAEAVARLPKREGVFFKGKMIAGQIGGL from the coding sequence ATGAGCGACAACAAAATCAACCGAAAGCAATTTTTAAGAATGGGAGCGGCAGCAACAGGAGCCGCATTGTTTTCCGGAATAAGCAATACAGCAATGGCACATTCTCTCGAAGAGCCTGAAAATAGTACAGTGACTTCTAAAGAATATATTTTAACCAATGTAAGACTGGAAGACGGCTTTGAGTACAATGAAAAAAAAGAAGTAATTGCGACCAAAACAAGTTTGTATAATATACATATTGGTGATGGAAAAATAAAAAACATTACGACGGCTAAACCTGATGGGAAACTAAAAAAAGTAGATGCCAAAGGTCTTTTGATGCTTCCGGGATTGCGTGACATGCACATCCATATTGATAAAACTTTTTACGGCGGAAAATGGAATGCTGCACCTCGAAAAGGATTTACGGTAAAAGATATGATTACGCTGGAACAGAAGATTATTCCGGATTTGCTTGTAGATTCTCAGTACAAAGCAGAGCAGGCCATTCAGTTGATGAAAAGCCAAGGGAGTTATTTCGCCCGTTGCCAGTGTAATATTGATCCTGTGAGCGGATTAAAAAGTCTGGAGCATTTGTTGAAGGCTTTGGATAATAATAAAGACAGTTTTGGATGGGAGATTGTAGCTTTTCCGCAACATGGAATTTTATATTCGCAATCAGAACCTTTACTGAGAGAAGCTGCAAAAATGGGCGTAGATTTTATTGGGGGACTTGATCCTACCACAGTTGACGGAAATATGGAAAAATCGCTCGATACCATGTTTCAGATTGCAATAGACCACAATAAAGGAATCGATATTCATTTGCACGAATCGCCACCTTCAGGAAAGTCGGCCATCGAGTACATCATTAAAAAAACCGAAGAGAATAAACAATTACAAGGAAAAACCTATATCAGCCATGGTTTTGCACTGGCCAGAATGGATCCAAAAGATTTAGAGGGAATAGCCGAAAAAACGGGAGCACTGGGTATCGGAGTAATTTCTACAGTACCAATGGGAAAAACCATCATGCCTATTCCTACTTTGAAGAAATACGGTGTAAAACTGATGACCGGTACCGATAGTATTGTAGACCATTGGATGCCTTTTGGAACCTGTGATATGCTGGAAAAAGCAAAATTATGTGCACAATTATATGGCTGGACAGATGAATACAGCCTGAGCCGCGCTTTGCACATCGCGACAACAAATGAAATATTACCGCTTAACGATGCGGGCGCAAGAGTCTGGCCGGCGACAGGAGATGATGCACACTTTATTTTGGTAAAAGCAAGTTGTTCTGCCGAAGCAGTAGCCCGTCTGCCAAAAAGAGAAGGCGTATTTTTTAAGGGTAAAATGATAGCGGGACAGATCGGCGGATTGTAA
- a CDS encoding glycoside hydrolase family 88 protein, translating into MKKKLSLFLAISAITINSFANLKQEDPSLVWFKKATQTIHFQLNKAAQTYQPGKNPRSVNPNGTVRLAGLTDWTTGFFPGSLWYGYELTGDKILADEAKKFTLALDSIRNIKNTHDVGFMLYCSYGNAYRITHDKIYLPALADGAANLYARFSPTVGTIRSWDFTWLHYPVIIDNMMNLEYLYWSANAFNKPEYTTAANTHALTTIKNHFRKDYSSYHLVDYDLKTGKVLRKGTHQGVTDESAWARGQAWGLYGYTMCYANTKNPRFLQQAENIASFIMNHPRMPKDKIPVWDFDVHNALDTDALAPRDASAAAVIASALLDLSTQVKDGKKYIDYAEDILKSLSSDTYLAKPGENSFFLLKHSVGAFLYNSEIDTPLDYADYYYLEALKRYAALKKIEI; encoded by the coding sequence ATGAAAAAAAAACTAAGCCTGTTTTTAGCAATTTCTGCTATTACCATAAACTCCTTCGCGAATCTAAAACAGGAAGATCCTTCTTTGGTTTGGTTTAAAAAAGCAACCCAAACCATTCACTTTCAGTTAAACAAAGCGGCACAGACTTACCAGCCGGGAAAAAATCCACGTTCTGTGAATCCTAACGGAACGGTTAGACTGGCGGGCTTGACGGACTGGACAACCGGTTTTTTCCCGGGAAGTTTATGGTACGGCTACGAGCTTACGGGTGACAAAATTCTGGCCGATGAAGCTAAAAAGTTTACACTGGCTTTGGATTCTATTCGAAATATCAAAAACACACACGACGTAGGTTTTATGCTCTATTGTTCTTATGGAAATGCCTACAGAATTACTCACGACAAGATTTATCTTCCGGCATTAGCAGATGGTGCCGCTAATCTTTACGCCCGTTTTAGTCCAACCGTGGGAACCATTCGCTCCTGGGATTTTACCTGGCTGCACTATCCGGTGATTATCGACAATATGATGAATCTGGAATATTTGTATTGGAGTGCCAACGCTTTCAACAAACCTGAATACACCACTGCGGCCAATACCCATGCGCTGACCACCATAAAAAACCATTTTAGAAAAGATTACAGCTCGTATCATTTGGTCGATTACGATCTGAAAACGGGTAAAGTATTGCGTAAAGGAACGCATCAGGGTGTTACCGACGAATCGGCTTGGGCACGCGGTCAGGCTTGGGGATTATACGGATATACCATGTGTTATGCCAATACCAAAAATCCTAGGTTTTTACAGCAGGCTGAAAATATTGCTTCTTTTATTATGAATCATCCCCGCATGCCAAAAGACAAAATACCGGTTTGGGATTTTGACGTTCACAATGCTCTGGATACCGATGCCCTTGCACCAAGAGACGCTTCGGCAGCAGCTGTAATTGCTTCGGCATTGCTCGATTTGAGTACTCAGGTTAAAGACGGCAAAAAATATATAGATTATGCCGAAGACATTTTAAAATCCTTATCATCCGACACCTATCTGGCAAAACCGGGAGAAAACAGCTTCTTTTTGCTAAAACACAGTGTGGGAGCCTTTTTATACAATTCAGAAATTGACACTCCGCTTGACTATGCCGATTACTATTATTTGGAAGCCTTAAAAAGATATGCAGCTCTCAAAAAGATTGAAATATAG
- a CDS encoding helix-turn-helix domain-containing protein, with the protein MSKTAIPTLSVLNILGEQTFGITLFRHSVKGRNEFEQPHKHDFYLVFFVENGSGFHSVDFKQTKVSDYQIHFVGSGQVHNWSLDVNTNGFQLMISPEIMTVFSNLSQLPFFGQSSPFCLSLNKKDFQKVKNQLEEIESDLLKDDLLNKEIVLLRLHLLFKLLQKEYVVHFPDHDVAAKSEKIIKKFKALIEDHFTTEFSVNFYAGELNVTSNYLNILSQKFLNKSAGDVIKERTILEAKRLLISTDLSVKEIAYQLGFSDNGYFAKVFKKYIGKTPTDFKENYNLYHSYH; encoded by the coding sequence TTGAGCAAAACTGCCATCCCCACTTTGTCTGTTTTAAATATACTTGGCGAGCAAACGTTTGGCATCACCCTGTTTCGACACAGTGTAAAAGGGCGTAACGAATTTGAACAGCCTCATAAACACGATTTCTATCTTGTTTTTTTCGTAGAGAACGGCTCCGGATTTCACAGTGTCGATTTTAAACAAACCAAAGTATCCGATTATCAGATTCATTTTGTGGGATCGGGACAGGTACACAATTGGTCGCTTGATGTCAATACCAATGGCTTTCAGTTGATGATTTCGCCCGAAATAATGACCGTTTTTTCCAATTTGTCGCAGCTGCCTTTTTTCGGACAGAGTTCACCATTTTGTCTTTCCTTAAATAAGAAGGACTTTCAGAAAGTTAAAAATCAGTTGGAGGAAATAGAATCAGATTTGCTTAAAGACGATCTATTGAACAAAGAAATAGTGTTATTAAGATTACACTTGCTGTTTAAATTATTGCAGAAAGAATATGTAGTTCATTTTCCCGATCATGATGTTGCTGCGAAATCAGAAAAAATTATAAAAAAATTCAAAGCACTGATTGAAGATCATTTTACCACAGAGTTTTCGGTGAATTTTTATGCCGGAGAATTGAATGTGACGTCCAATTATTTGAATATTCTTTCTCAAAAATTCTTGAACAAGTCTGCCGGAGATGTTATTAAAGAAAGGACCATTCTGGAAGCCAAACGATTACTGATCAGCACGGACTTATCTGTAAAAGAGATTGCTTATCAGTTAGGATTTAGCGATAATGGCTACTTTGCCAAAGTGTTTAAAAAATATATCGGAAAAACACCAACAGATTTTAAGGAAAATTATAATTTGTACCATTCTTATCATTAA